cattttaattattattttttaaaaaattgagatcaataaacctaatttttataagatattCAACTCAAATTTTATTGATGTTGTTAAAAAACAAGCATGATtataattgtattattttatttatttatttattatgaaatttttgtggttaattttaaaaataagatggTTCACCTTGCTTTtagctgataaaaataaagtcattctaatttcttaaaaatatttttttttttcttaataaattaaagtttttttaaaacaaaaaaactgcaTTGCCTTTGTTACTTACCAGTACtatagagtgtgtttggtattacgatagctgttgtggttgtggtttgaaaaatattgttttataaaaaatacttttagttgaagttggtttgaaaaaatagatgtttggttaaaactatgattgaaattgaggttaaagaaaaaatagtttaatgtgtttggttaagaaagcttttaaaattgagattataaaataatttttaaaaaatatatattaatattgattatatttaatttaaatattgtgaatttaattattgttattacatcatgaaataaatcattatttatataaaatattttttatttttccatgaaaccatctataattccattacgtacgaaatacatccgacaagaactacagtttccataatttttttagcgtgtaataaaattagataaaaatattatcaggtataaaattcacactaaattagttttttttaaaaaaaaaattaacatattaaaaataaataaataaaataaaattcacacaATGCAAGAGAATTAcattgttcatgttaattgcactgttcattaaaCAGTACAATTAACATGTACAGTGCaagaaaagcaagaaatcattgcttttatttaactgcattttcaacccaaaaaacaaGTAAGATTCATGAACAGTATATTgcttcatattttttaccaaaCGACTGCGACtgtgttttaattaaatcaCAGCCACAGCCAAACAGACACAGCCACAGCCACACAGACTCATATAAATCACTGTCTAATCAGATGCAGACCAAATTTTCTTTTGAGGGTTAAAATTGTACATCTAAGAAGAAAATAGATATGGAGGGGAGGAGTAAGGCTGCTATGGAGGGTAGTAGTACGGATGCTATGGAGGGGATTCGCCGGGCTGCTGTAGCTTATTATGATCATCTGCCCgatgggaaaaagaaaaacgcCGCAAAAGCTTTCAATGCCATGGATAAGAACGGCGACGGGAAAATTAGCCTACTTGAATACGTTGActatctcaagaaaaaaaaagccacgGGTTTCGCTCAACAGAGCATCTTTAGGGCGCTGGACAAGGACGACAATGGAAGCTTGGATTTTGAGGAAGCCATCGTCTTGTTCTACCTCATGAAGAGTGGAAGAGCTCTAATTTGCAAGGGTTGTGAGAAGTTCTTGGCAGGAGCATACTTCAGTTGCTCTCAATGTTTCTTCAATGTTTCAGTTAGCACCTATGAAATTTGTTGTGATTGTTATGGTGGTAAAAAGTTCGCACACAACGATGGGCACATCTTCTGCGATAACTATACTTTACTACGTCAAAGCAGGAGCGCGATACAAGCGGCGCCCCGCCCCAGAAGGGTAATTCACTGATTTGTTTACTACTTATTACAATACATTTGCCTAAATCTAATTGTTTTCGGAGCTTtacgtttttttctttttctttttgatagtcgatatttttatttatttattttcaatttcagctgtcatttttatgtgttgagattttattttctttacatgATCTTTCTAATTCAAAGTGTCATGAAATTAAATCAAAGATCAATTTAATGAAATAGAATTTAAGGCtagtcttaaaaaaataataaaaacaatgaccaattgttttaattaaaactgtgcttttattcattttcttgtgAAAATCTTCATTTTAGTCTAtctaaattaatgatttttatttatgattctgaactttattttttaatatttcaattccTTGGTATTGAGATAAGAGAAAAACTCGGTAAGAAAAAGGGAATGGTAGTCAACGATGAGTGTCATTTGAATTCCCGTATTGATTGAAGTTCTTTAATTCTGATCTGGATGAagagattaatttatattttcaggaCTGGCTTCAAAAATAACTAGTTGgaatcctcatattttcattaatacaAATATTCTCTCCAtctaattgataaataaatactatatattaagtataaaaaatgtgtttgcttataaaaatatgaactcaGCCTCTAATATATTTGCGTATTATCTTTAATTTCAGAAGCGAGACATGGCGCTTAAATACTTTAAAAGTGTTCGTGATTGCATAActaatggtgatgatgatgatgattcatCAAAATTTAGCTGTAGCATTATGTGAAAGAAAACAATGATGCATTTTATCAGAAGTCAAGTGCTTCAATCGTACTGTAATTGCTGATGAGGTAAGAACAAATGACTGGAAACTCTTCAAGTAAAGCTCACATCCAGTAGAGAATAAACTCAAGTTACTTTTATGGAGTTGTATTTTTGTGTTGCTGTATCTATTTTGTGGCAATGATTGTATTCTCATGCATTCGATCTCCATATTCTCATGTGTACTTTTGGAGGGCATTGAGAAGTTGTTAGTTTAATCTTAAGCTGCTCTTATGTAAAATCATGTGGTTAATGAAGCTTATCTAGCAAAATCATTGAGCACCATCACAAGTGACTGCTGGATGCGACAAGACACTCTAAATAGTTTTTCATTGCAATCGtgcttgatttaaaaaattattaaatttatatttttaaaaataccaactGCTTAAGGATCTTTGTCAAAGATTGACGTACCTTTGCCACTTAAGCTTGTTTACCAGTATTTGTTATACTCTAGAATTATTGCTCTAATTCCATCAAATCTTATACAATCATCGTTTTCTAGGTGTTATAATTCAAATGGGAGATATGAATATTATGATGAGGTCTTGGgctatttgattgaaaattacaaaaatttcaaGTATCACGTTCAGAAGCTGGTAAGCAAGGGATGAATTGAGTTTGTGAAGCATGAAGCTAAATTTTAATGGTATGCATATTGACATGTAGTGAATTTAGTAGTTATGAACTCACAAATCATGGTTCTTTGCAAGTCAAAATCATTACGTCGGACAAggtcaaaacttatcaattctaactaaccttgcttgaaatgagaaaatatcATCTTTGCTTATTCCTCTTacaattcttaaaatatatatcttttgcaATTCTAATTTGAGCCTGatataatatttctttcaaaaagaaaccctAACATGGATCACTCCCCATACTAGGGGCAAGAAGAAAATGTGAGTAAACTACCGAAATGCACACATGAATCTATAAAAGTCAGAACCCAACGCTAGAGGGTGTTATCATAAAAAAGGGAAGGACAAGAAAAaggaagcaaaaaataaaaggaagaaaaagaagaaataaaagaaaggaaaagaaaaaaaaacatgtgattcTATGATGCTTCAAGACTAAAACAAAGATCCTGAAGCAACACTCTTCATTAAGTCCATTGAAACGACAtcacaaaagaaaagaggtaGAAGAAAAAAGTGATCATAAGTCATTTGAAACCATTAAACACCTTTTAAGCCTATGAATTTTCATTCCCTTCATGACCATAAGCCATAACCTATGTTATGTCATTTTAAAAGCCATTTTTAATCAAGCGAGTGACTTGAActgataaatggcgctctcaaaatgtaaagagtttttctttaaatgtcATGGCTTCACTAAGTTACTggttgttgttacccatttttgaGTTCCCAcacaaacaatgaaaaaaatatatacaaagttcaatttgaggttcaaaaatacaagaattgaaatttgacagcatatcattgactgatgagagcttTGTTGattagaaaaattcaatttgaggaagaaaagttcaaaatcagatgtttatgaattcaattaaattttatctaagatttaattgaatttatgaagggtttgattacaagataaattgattttgaagtcaatttaggcgtttattggaagaaatcaaagttttggggttcaattataattttggaaagttgatttggtcaaatcaggggcttaattgtataattattgaagtttgatagtCAATTATGGACTTGATTGaaacaatccaaaaccaaaGACCAAATCGAAAAAGGCGCGTAAATAGAGGGGttgaaattgaccaaatcaagagctaaattgaagaaattagaagtttattgatcaattgatgGTCAAATTGCATGAATCAAAGACTAAAGGCTGTCTTGTAAATGACGCTGAAATCAAGGGATCCAATTAGGATTTACCCAAGGATTTAATTACAAGATTTCAGAAATTAAGTGACCACACTGAAAAAGGCCATTTTGCATCCCAAAACGTCACCGTTTCAAAGGACCCTGTTTATTGTCATCTTCATTTCACCAGGAAACCGTTTCagcaggaagaagaaaagataattAGCCCCAGCTGCCCACAATGCAATACGTTACTAAAAACGTATGGCATTCATTTGGctataaaatcaaagaaagaaacgaTGCCCCATGACCTGTTAAACGTCTCCAAAACGATCGCCGACCGTTAACTTTACTTCAGCCATAACAGTCCTGGGCGGTTTTTTCTCTGGGTATAAAAACCAGAGAACATAGaagagcaaggaaaaaaaaaaggagaagaagaagaaagaacgGGACAGAAGGGGAGAAAGGAAAAACACAGAGATGACAGAAAAACACCCACCGCCCAACCGGTCACCAGCACCAACCGTCAGCTTCTCACCATCTTTCTCCCCCTGCTACAACACccgtgaagaagaagaagaagaagaagcctgCGCCTCTGCACAGATGGGAAGAACAGCAAACACTGCACGCCACCACAGAGAAGAGCCACCGTCTGCAGTCACCATCAACAACGACATTACCACTATtagaaacagaagaagaaaaggagaaacagGACACAGAAGCGGGGAGAAGATGGAACacagaaaaaacagaacaaagaaGGAACAGAACCATCGTCCAACAGCATATAGCCGGCAGCTCCAGCTCCCGCAAGAACGGACGACCGTCAGGTAagccttctcttcttcttcttcttcttcttcttcttcctcgccCGGGCTGCTccactgtttgtttttgtttactGGGCCGGGTAGTGCcgacccagcccaaaaaaaatttcaaaaaatatatttttggaaaaTTTGTGATTTCCCCACGTATTTTTAActgcattttgattaatatttttttgtattttatattgtaaagatacaaattcggtattaaaatacctgattttcgtcaaaacataaaaaaaaaatgttttgttttcatgtataCGGCCAAATctctctaaaataattaataataataaatcatattgtattttcatacaacaaagaaaatttcaaaaaatatgtattagcatgcattttggctttaataaccagtttattaaagtcacgagaactaggccaatatttcaaaaatttcaaaaaaaaatattttgttttcttttagtatatgGGGTTACGACCTTATACatatttcagatattaaattcttttgctGACGTTAGAACAGTTaggttttacccgataagataaggatcttaTTACCGATGAAGACTTTTCTTAACCATAGacggaccaacaactagaaaacacgataagaccttagattttatcagacaataaaacaatgcagcttaccttaggtacgACGTATTTGAGGTGCTAACaacttccctttacgcaaccagttctcgtacccgatctctaaaaccaattagggttcttagtgaccaaaatactaggtgtcgactcccattccatttttccactaatataaaacaagaattccttgtctccctgTATTTgccaaaagataaaatataactttGAGAGTCGATGTTTTTGTCGCGACGCTGCACACATGCGacactggttattatgcatttTGATGAAATGGTTGCTCGAAAGAGACAATCATCTTGATACAACCTCGAGTCTTGACTTGAACCTCTTGTTGTTAAAATCTACaaaaggtcacctcatcatgtactatcaaatgatatacctaAAATAAGAGATCAAAATTAACATAGAGAACCATGAAAGGGCCAAACAAATGTTTTAATCTtacatcaaatcaatttttattttcaaaatgcaaaataatcaaaagattgCATGTATTAAATGGCGCATGTTGGGTCTTTAACatggttgattttttaaaataactttcaaaactagcatccttttgttttcattttcaataatgAGATAAGAATTGGCAAGATCTTTGAAAATCCATTGTTTAAAAGCAAGTGGTCCATTAATGAGTCTTCCAAAATCCTTTATGAAGATAATGCAAAAGAGCATAGTCAAATCAATTAATAATGCCCAGGTCAGGAAAACAAAAGTATGGTTCAATTAGAGGTAGCTTCATGACTGATTGACAATCTAAGATGAGACCAACACTAGAAAACCTTTTTATAATTGTTGGTAGGATACACATAGCTAATTAGAGGGAAGTTTTTGAAATAATCCAAGAAGTTGAATGATTTGTTAAAATCCTTGATGGTAAAGCAAGCAATACCATATTTAGGTCATAATTTTGCTTAATAAACACTAAGAGCAATAATTGTCGCAGACAGTCCAGGATGAGCACTACACTTACATTTAAGTAGAGGATTGATATATGATAAACTCAAATGAGTGGGTAAATTAGAAAGTTGAGAGAGCTTTGGATAGCAAACAAAATGCACCATATGACGATGAAGCATCCAAGACGGGGGCCTATTTTTCAAACAAAGTAAGGATGTATACATGTTATCTAACCTCAAAGcattgcataaatatttttgaatttttcatgaaaaatcctTAATGAAATCCAGcaagattttgatgaatttaaatTGACAAAGAAATAATCCTTAAGCTTAGAAGCAAAGAATCATATTTTTGACCTTGCCATTAAAAAGGAAAGGTCAACCTAGTAATTAGAAAGCATTGAGTTTACAAACCTCGCAATCAGGAAATATCAGTTCAGTCCTGCAATCAGAAAgcaccgagttttcaaacctCGCAATCAGGAAATATTAGGACAACCTGCAATCATGAAGCACCGAGTTCTCAATCAGGAAGTATCAGGTCAACCCTGTAGTTAGGAAGCATCAAGTTTTCAAACCTCGTGATTAGGAAGTAACAAAAATTTTGGTTCTTGTTAAAGGAAATCCCTAGTTGGGATTTCAGGTTCACCAAGCTAAAGATAAAGACCAAGGTTCTGGTTAAAGTGAATCTCTAGattgggatttcaggttaaccaagctgaagttaaaaattttagttttagttaaaaggaatcaccatattgggatttcaggttaatcaaggtaaatacaaagattaaagtTCTtattaaagggaatcgccatatTGGGATTTTAGGTAACCGAACTGAAAATAAAGACCAAGgtttttgttaaaaggaatcgctagatTAGGTTTCAGGTTGATCGAGTTAAAGGCAAAAATTTTGATCATGGTTAAAAGAAATCGCTAGATTGGGATTTCAAGTAGATCGAGCTGAAGGCAAAAATTTTAGTTATGGCTaaagaaaatcatcaaattGGAATTTCAAGTTAACCAAGCTATTTATAGAGATTTTGATTATAAACTGGAGAGAACCGCTAAGATGTGGGACTTTAGGTCAACCCCTAGGCTTAAAGCATTAGTGTTGCACGCAGACATGAACTAGGAAATAACAGAGGCATGTGCCTAGAATGACGCCAGTGACAAACCTATCCCTGAACTAGCTCATGCAAATCCTCATGGCCAGTATGATAATAGTATTCTTCTAATAAAGAAGATTGAGGTAAGGTTTCTAGAAATAATACGTATGATCAAGATTATCATATGAAGGTTATGATTTCTTGTTTTGGTGGTGATTTAGGAGTAGAGGATTTTCTTGATTGGTTAGTTGAATGTGATCGATTTTATAAGCATACAAGAGTTTCATATTCAAGGATGATAAAAACTACAAGGTTTAAATTGAAGCATGAGACCTTAGTCTGATCAGATAGACTATTGGAAACTAGGAGGTAAGAAGGTAAAAGACCTATTAAGACTTGGGAGCAGATGAAGCGGTTGTTGAGAGGTAGATTTTTGCCTCTTGATTTAAAAGACCTCTTCCTTAAGTATCAAAGATGTTTCTAAGATTCTCAAAACTTGCATGAACATACAACAAATTTTTTGCTCCTAGCCGAGTGAAATAATCTACATGAAACTTGTCGCATGTCGAAGCCAAAATACacatattattgaaaattagagTCCCCactagaaattaaagaaaattaaggatcctaaaaaaaataagcattagTTCTAGAAATTCGAGTAAGAGGTTAGCTATGCTTAAGATAAGAACGATGTCATCCATAAAGCATCATATTTTATGAAAGGTTATCTTTACTATATGTTCacttaaatttatcttttttattgtcatCAATTAtcctaattaattgtttttattattttttattatatctaattttataaaaagtttaaCATTAGTCTTCAAATACATTAACATGTAGACATAATAAGCATAACTAGCATTTGATTTTCACATATGAACATCGATCGTTTTAAAAAAGAACGTGTCAAACTAAGCCATTTTTAAGATGTGGTTccatatgaataataaaaaatgaattggaaTTTAGCCCATTCACTATGGTGAATTGCAAAACAAACCcgaaaatcattattattattctatgaGCTTTAATAAAACCATATTGACACAACCCAAGTTATCAATTCGTATATATACTTGGAAAATATAAGGAAGCATTTgttataaattttcttttgcactttgtttttgtgcttttttATAAGACTGTcactatcaataataataataataaatttggactttcacaaaaataaaaataaaaaatatttacaaaatttaaacatataaatagcaataaaatatttatttgggtTGAAATTGGGCTTGAGCtgaaaaaacaccaaaaaatgttaaaaaaaaataccactgGGCCACGTGGCGCGCTTGCACCCACATGCTGGCTATTTCACCAATCTTAGGATTACGCCCACGTGCCTTCACTCACCATTTATAACCTGCAAAGGGAGTGAATTAATTTGGCCAAATCAAGACACCAGctcctttttcttctcctgTTGTcggggcttttttttttttttttttttttgtctctcggtgtttcttctcttttcagcTGGGTTGTCGTCGAGATAGTTGGGTTGGGTTTGATACTTTGACTGGTTCAGTTTTAAGAAGTGGGGTCTACTGGATTGTTACCGTGAAGGGGGACCTGCCTACTGGTTTCGACAGTGTATCCTAAGGTTTGTGAGAGGGCGGTTTTCATGGTGATTGATAGCTGTAGAATGCATATGGTGGCTCAGGGCTGTGGGATTTGGAAATTATTCTTGAACTTCAAATTTCTTTcacttcaaattaaatcaaactaaactattttttaaatattttcttcaattgagACCTTTActatgaacaaaaaaaactgtcaaactcaatttgtttttatttgtgataCTCTATTATTGTCGATATAATTTCAAACCTCaactatttttgtattttgttctccttcttcttctttgacacacaagaattaaataaaaaaataaagaaaataactaacactatttaaaagatatttttctattttttttcaaagtatatacaaaaataaaaataaaaaattggattaCAACAAAACTGACAGGCAATAAGTTGCTTGATAAGTAAAGAGATTGAAACCTGCCATAAGTGATAGAATTGGGCTACAAAGGAGGGTTGCTGCCAGAGAGCCTTGACTTACACCAGATGAGAAGGGAAACCAGccataaattaacaattaatctaAACAAGCTAATGTTGGATCtagttatgataaaaataaaaataggccTCAAGCAATTTCTAATAAGAATaactagaaaaagaaataatcccCATGCCAAGCCACCTTTAATAAACTGTTATCGATGCAATTAGAAATAGCAAAAATCCAATGTATGTCCTTAGATGAGGCTAGTTGGTTGGTCACCGGaaccttcaaaatataattttgacttTACttatcacaaataaaataaatttgtagtatgattttgaaaaccaaattgaacccatgagaaattttgtttaatcttcctataaaatattgaaataaaaaaataattggggatttgaataaaaaattaaagaaacaaaattctgaaaataaaaataaattgatatgtcATTAATTTAGTTCAAAGGTCTAGACATTAATTCCTATAAATTTGTTGATCatcaaagtaaaacaaatattcttacaattcaagcaaataaatttgatgTCTCTTAAAGTTAAAGGAAATCGAGGagattttaactaaattaattagataaagctttctaattaatttcttaccaTCAAACGAATTTAATAGTGAAAACCAATTTTAATTCACATGGTAGTAGCCTTACGAGCACAGTCTATAAAATTTCTTCTAAGCAACCTTTCAAAAAATTCAGCaatttaacttagtttattcCTCCCTAATAAATTAAAGTGATGGTTGCAGCAATCAAGTTAactcctttgttttttattctagaCCCTAACAACAATTATAGattgaaagaaactagaaagtGTTGAATTCTGAAGTGATTAAGGCTGATTCGAATCTGATTTGAACCTGATTTATaggaaataaaaacagaaaatcaaatttcttttcCATAAATcagattcaaataataatacCTATTTATGTGTAGTTAATAGTTGTCCTAATATAGATTTGTAGATGTTGTATATACTTAGGATTCTATTTTGAAATAAGATGAGAAATCAGAATTTAAGAATTCTTCACATGGTATTAGATCTTTAAACCGAGcctatatttctttcttttttttatgaacctACCTTCTCTCTCAACTTAGAATTCCtactcttctcttctcttctcttctcattTGTCCTGACAACCCTAGTCACTTGATGTAGCAAACCTGtccaaatatgaaaaacatgtCTGAAAACACTACAAAAGAAACCTAAATATAAGGGGAATTGTAGAGTTTATAGTCATCCTATCAACTGAATGGACAAAACTATCTGAAGTAGTCATAAATAGTGAAAACCTTtcttaaaggaaaaggaaaggtcaATCATTTGATGGACAACCCTTCTAGTCAAGAAGACCTAAAATTTACACTCTGAGATGAAGAAGACTCCATGATTATGCCATGGCTGTGGAACTCTATAATGCTAGAAGTATATGGGCCTTACATGTTTCTTATTACAACAAAGGATATATGGGATGCAGTGAGACCGAGCTATTCTAAAGTAAAGGATGTTGCGTTAATCTATTAGATTAAGACGAAGCTTTCAATGACCAAACAAGGTAATATGATGGTTATTGaatattacaatactatgaaaagtTTCTGGTTAGAATTGGACTATTATCGAGATTTTAAGGTGCAGTGTAGTGATGATGCtgtaattctaaaaaattatatggaaaGAGAAAGGATATTTGAATTTCTTGTAGGACTCAACATAGAATTTGATCAAGTGTGAGTCCAAATACTTGAAAAGAAATCTCTACCTTCACTCAATGAGGTGGTCTCATTGATAAAAGCTGAAGAAGGAAGGAGAATTGTGATGCTTGATGTCCCTAATATTGAAAGGGATGATAACTAATAACAGAAACCTGAGTGATGCCATGAATGGTGCAGAAGTGGTGAAGACTGAAAGGAAAAATTCCCTAAAGATGATATGTTTTGTAACTATTGCAATAAGACAGGTCATACAAAGGAGACTTACTAGAAAGTCCATGGAAAACCACCAAGGATGAGGTGTAATGGAGGATACAAATGGAACTAGTCAAGAGGACATGCACACTTGACAAATTCAGAAGAGCCAGCCCATGAGTCTAGCACCCTAGAGGTTGGGGTTCAATAAAGAGGAGATTGAATGACTAAAAACATTACTCAACACAATTGAGAAACCATTTGGGTCATACTCTTTTGAtatgttaactttttttattgatggaatGGAAGAGtgtaaagttgtttttatatggCTAGAATAATGTTGTTGAGCACTTGCACTTGTTGTGAGAGTCATTAGAgacctaaaaatattaaaatccttATGATAAGAAGATCAATTACTCTTCTTTGTCCTGAGTTTCAtcaattatagaaaatattttttatgaacaacAAAAGGGAATGAACTAGATTTTTTGTTGAGATTCCCACATGCAACTccattaataaaatcatgaaaaacttCAAACATATTAAGCTTTCCTTAGTTAAGTACTATGTTGGTGACTAACCTACAAAACAAATTCTTTATCAGGATAGGAGATCTTTTGATGTTTAAGTTAACAAATATAATAGGAATGTGTGTGTAAAAAAATGTATGTAATGAATGATGTAAGTATGCTTGAGTGAGCTTGAGTTAACATATATGAGCTTGAATGGCTTGTCTTCGAGACCTCATAGATACCAGAGGAACATAGCTTATCTTATAGGAAGATTATATGGTAGAGAGGGAAAAATGACGGGGAATATCTGATTTTCTCTAAACTTGACTACTTGATTGGCATGCAGACTTACATGGATAGATTGGTGCTTCAAAGTAAATCATTATTGGTATGAGTGGCAGGCCAGGAAAGGCAAAGAAAGTTG
This genomic stretch from Populus alba chromosome 19, ASM523922v2, whole genome shotgun sequence harbors:
- the LOC118046762 gene encoding uncharacterized protein — translated: MEGRSKAAMEGSSTDAMEGIRRAAVAYYDHLPDGKKKNAAKAFNAMDKNGDGKISLLEYVDYLKKKKATGFAQQSIFRALDKDDNGSLDFEEAIVLFYLMKSGRALICKGCEKFLAGAYFSCSQCFFNVSVSTYEICCDCYGGKKFAHNDGHIFCDNYTLLRQSRSAIQAAPRPRRKRDMALKYFKSVRDCITNGDDDDDSSKFSCSIM